CAAACATGACAGTTAAAATTGCTTTACTTGGATTTGGTACCGTTGCAAGTGGTGTGCCATTCCTCCTAAAGGAAAATGGGGAAAAAATCGTTCAGTCAGCTCATTCTGAGATTGAAGTAGCCAAGGTATTGGTTAAGGATGAAGATGAGAAGAACCGCTTGCTTGCAGCAGGGAATGACTTTAAATTTGTGACCAATGTAGATGATATTTTATCAGATCAAGACATTACTATCGTAGTGGAATTGATGGGGCGTATCGAACCAGCTAAAACCTTTATCACTCGTGCCTTGGAAGCTGGGAAACACGTTGTTACTGCAAACAAGGACCTTTTGGCTGTCCATGGTGCAGAATTGCTAGAAATCGCTAAAGAGCATAATGTAGCACTTTACTACGAAGCAGCAGTAGCCGGTGGTATTCCGATTCTTCGTACCTTGGCAAATTCATTAGCTTCTGATAAAATCACGCGCGTTCTTGGTGTCGTTAACGGAACTTCTAACTTCATGATGACCAAAATGGTCGAAGAAGGCTGGTCTTACGATGATGCTCTTGCAGAAGCGCAAAGACTTGGTTTTGCAGAAAGTGATCCGACAAATGACGTTGATGGGATTGATGCAGCCTACAAGATGGTGATTTTGAGCCAATTTGCCTTTGGTATGAAGGTTGCCTTTGACGATGTAGCCCACAAGGGAATCCGCAAAATCACACCAGAAGACGTAGCTGTAGCCCAAGACCTTGGCTATGTAGTGAAATTGGTTGGTTCTATCGAGGAAACTCCTTCAGGTATTGCTGCAGAAGTGACTCCAACCTTCCTTCCTAAAGCACATCCACTTGCCAGTGTGAATGGGGTAATGAACGCAGTCTTTGTGGAGTCTATCGGCATCGGTGAATCTATGTACTACGGACCAGGTGCGGGTCAAAAACCAACTGCGACAAGTGTTGTAGCGGACATTGTCCGTATCGTTCGTCGCTTGAATGATGGTACCATTGGCAAAGACTTCAACGAATATAGCCGTGACTTGGTTTTGGCAAATCCTGAAGATGTCAAAGCAAACTACTATTTCTCAATCTTGGCACCAGATTCAAAAGGTCAGGTCTTGAAATTGGCTGAGATTTTCAACGCTCAAGATATTTCCTTCAAGCAAATTCTCCAAGATGGCAAAGAGGGTGACAAGGCGCGTGTAGTGATTATCACTCATAAGATTAATAAAGCACAACTTGAGAATGTATCAGCTGAGTTGGCCAAAGCTTCAGAATTTGACCTCTTGAATACCTTCAAGGTGTTAGGAGAATAGGATGAAGATTATTGTACCTGCAACCAGTGCCAATATCGGGCCAGGTTTTGATTCGGTCGGTGTAGCTGTAACCAAGTATCTTCAAATTGAGGTCTGTGAAGAACGGGATGAGTGGTTGATTGAACACCAGATTGGTAAATGGATTCCACATGACGAGCGTAATCTCTTGCTCAAGATTGCCTTGCAAATTGCGCCTGACTTGCAACCAAGGCGTTTAAAAATGACCAGTGATGTTCCCTTGGCGCGTGGTTTGGGTTCTTCCAGTTCTGTTATTGTAGCTGGGATTGAACTAGCCAACCAACTAGGAAAGCTCAACTTATCTAACCACGATAAATTGCAGCTGGCGACCAAGATAGAAGGACATCCTGACAATGTGGCTCCAGCAATTTACGGTAATCTCGTTATTGCAAGTTCTGTTGAAGGAAATGTTTCAGCGATTGTGGCTGACTTCCCAGAGTGTGATTTTCTAGCTTATATTCCCAACTATGAATTACGTACTCGAGACAGTCGTGGTGTCCTTCCTAAGAAATTGTCCTACAAGGAAGCTGTTGCGGCTAGTTCTATCGCCAATGTGGCAGTTGCAGCCTTGTTGGCAGGAGACATGGTGACAGCTGGACAAGCAATTGAGGGAGACCTCTTCCACGAGCGCTACCGTCAGGATCTGGTGAGAGAATTTGCGATGATTAAGCAAGTAGCTAAAGAGAATGGTGCCTATGCAACCTATCTCTCTGGAGCAGGGCCGACAGTTATGGTCTTGGCTTCTCATGACAAGATGCCGGCGGTTAAGGCAGAATTGCAAAAGCAGTCTTTCAAAGGCAAACTGCATGATTTGAAAGTTGATACCCAAGGTGTCCGCGTCGAAGCAAAATAAAGAATAAAAGATAGGATGGGGAAACTCTTGATTAGAGGGCTTCCTGTCCTTTTTTTGAAAAGAAGTCTAGTTAAAAACTTGATAAAGGAGAAATAAAGATGGCAGAAATTTATCTAGCAGGTGGTTGTTTTTGGAGCCTAGAGGAGTATTTTTCACGAATTTCAGGCGTATTAGCAACCAGTGTCGGCTACGCTAATGGGCAAGTCGAAACGACCAATTACCAGTTGCTCAAGGAAACAGACCATGCAGAGACTGTTCAAGTGATTTATGATGAGAAAGCTGTGTCACTCAGAGAGATTTTGCTTTATTATTTCCGTGTTATTGATCCCTTGTCTATTAACCAGCAGGGGAATGACCGTGGTCGCCAATATCGAACAGGAATCTATTATCAGGATGAAGCAGACTTGCCAGCTATCTACACAGTGGTGCAGGAGCAGGAGCGCATGCTGGGTCGAAAGATTGCAGTAGAAGTAGAGAAACTTCGCCACTACATTCTGGCAGAAGATTACCACCAAGACTATCTCAAGAAAAATCCTTCGGGTTACTGTCATATCGATGTAACTGATGCTGAAAAGCCATTGATTGACGCCTCTAACTATGAAAAGCCTAGTCAAGAGGTGTTAAAGGAAAGTTTAACTGAAGAGTCTTATCGTGTTACGCAAGAAGCTGCTACAGAGGCGCCATTTACCAATGCCTATGACCAAACCTTTGAAGAAGGGATTTATGTAGACATCACGACGGGTGAACCACTCTTTTTTGCAAAGGATAAGTTTGCTTCAGGTTGTGGTTGGCCAAGTTTTAGTCGTCCGATTTCCAAGGAGTTGATTCACTATTACAAGGACTTGAGTCATGGAATGGAGCGAATCGAGGTTCGTTCTCGGTCAGGAAATGCTCACTTGGGTCATGTTTTCACAGATGGACCGCAGGAGTTGGGTGGCCTCCGTTACTGTATCAATTCTGCTTCCTTACGCTTTGTAGCCAAGGATGAGATGGAAAAAGCAGGATATGGATATCTATTGCCTTACTTAAACAAATAAAATTGAGAGGGTGGGAGCTTCCCACTTTCTTCATTTCCAGAATAAGAATAGAAGGGATTTATGAAACACTTACTATCTTACTTCAAACCCTATATAAAAGAATCAATTTTGGCTCCCTTGTTCAAGCTGCTAGAAGCTGTTTTTGAACTCTTGGTTCCCCTGGTGATTGCTGGGATTGTTGACCAATCCTTGCCTCAGAGAGATCAAGGGCATCTATGGATGCAGATTGGTCTGCTCCTTATCTTTGCAGTGATTGGTGTTTTAGTGGCTTTGATAGCCCAGTTTTACTCAGCTAAGGCTGCGGTGGGTTTTGCCAAAGAACTGACAGACGACCTTTATCGTCATATTCTTTCCTTGCCTAAGGACAGCAGAGATCGTCTGACAACATCTAGCCTGGTGACACGCTTGACTTCGGACACTTACCAGATTCAGACTGGGATCAATCAATTCCTGCGTCTCTTTTTGCGAGCGCCTATTATCGTTTTTGGGGCTATCTTTATGGCCTATCGCATCTCGGCTGAGCTGACTTTCTGGTTTTTGGTTATGGTTGTCATTTTGACGATTGTCATTGTCGGTCTCTCTCGACTGGTCAATCCTCTCTACAGTAGTCTGAGAAAGAAAACGGACCAGCTGGTTCAGGAAACGCGCCAGCAATTACAAGGCATGCGAGTTATTCGTGCTTTTGGTCAGGAAAAACGAGAGTTACAGATTTTTCAAGCTCTTAACCAAGTTTATGCTAGATTGCAAGAAAAGACGGGTTTCTGGTCTAGTTTGTTAACACCTCTGACCTATCTGATTGTTAATGGAACTCTTCTTGTCATCATCTGGCAGGGCTATATTTCAATTCAAGGAGGTTTACTCAGTCAAGGTGCCCTCATTGCCCTCATCAACTATCTTTTGCAAATCTTGGTGGAATTGGTTAAGCTCGCCATGCTGATCAATTCTCTCAACCAGTCCTACATCTCAGCCAAGCGAATCGAGGAAGTCTTTGCTGAGACTCCAGAAGATATCCATTCGGAGTTAGAACAAAAACAAGCTACCAGTAATCAGGTTTTACAAGTCCAAGAATTAACCTTTACCTATCCTGATGCGGCCCAGCCTTCTCTGAGAAACATTTCCTTTGATATGAAGCAAGGGCAAATCCTTGGTATCATCGGGGGAACGGGTTCTGGTAAGTCAAGCTTGGTGCAAGTCTTACTTGGACTTTATCCAGCAGACCAGGGGAGCATTGACCTTTATCGAAATGGACGTAGTCCTCGTAATCTTGAGCAGTGGCGGTCTTGGACTTCCTACGTGCCCCAAAAGGTCGAACTCTTTAAGGGAACCATTCGTTCCAACTTGACTCTGGGTTTCAATCAAGAAGTATCTGACCAGGAACTCTGGCAGGCCTTGGAGATTGCGCAAGCAAAGGATTTTGTCAGTGAAAAGGAAGGACTCTTAGACGCCCTAGTTGAGGCAGGAGGACGAAATTTCTCAGGTGGACAAAAACAAAGGTTGTCTATCGCCCGAGCAGTCCTACGCCAAGCTCCGTTTCTCATCCTAGATGATGCAACCTCGGCCCTCGACACCATTACCGAGTCCAAGCTCTTGAGAGCTATCCGAGAAAATCTGCCAAATACAAGTTTAATCTTGATCTCTCAACGAACCTCGACTTTACAGATGGCTGACCAGATTCTCCTCTTGGAAAAAGGTGAGTTACTAGCTGTTGGCAAGCACGATGGCTTGATGAAGACTAGCCAAGTCTATCGCGAAATCAATGCATCCCAACATGGAAAGGAGGACTAACATGAGACGACAAACCGCGAACCAGACTCTCAAACGTTTGGCTAAAGATCTTGCAAGTCATCCTTTCCTCCTTTTCCTAGCCTTTCTAGGAACTATTTCCCAAGTTGGCTTATCAATCTATCTACCTATTCTGATCGGGCAGGTCATTGACCAGGTCCTGGTGGCTGGTTCTTCACCAGTTTTTTGGCAGATTTTTCTCCAGATGATCTTGGTGGTAATAGGAAATACTCTGGTACAATGGGCCAATCCTCTCCTCTATAATCGCCTAATCTTCTCTTATACCAAAGACTTGCGAGAGCGAATCATCCATAAGCTCCATCGTTTACCGATTGCTTTTGTAGATAGGCAGGGCAGTGGGGAGATGGTTAGTCGTGTGACCACGGACATAGAACAGTTGGCAGCTGGCTTGACCATGATTTTTAACCAATTTTTCATTGGTGTCTTGATGATTTTGGTTAGTATTCTAGCAATGCTCCAAATTCACCTCCTCATGACCCTATTGGTTTTGCTGTTGACGCCACTATCCATGGTGATTTCACGCTTTATTGCCAAACGCTCTTATCATCTCTTCCAGAAGCAAACAGAAACCAGGGGAATTCAGACTCAGTTGATTGAAGAATCGCTTAGCCAACAGACCATTATCCAGTCCTTTAATGCTCAAGGAGAGTTTATCCAAAGATTGCATGAGGCAAATGACAACTACGCAGGTTATTCTCAGTCAGCCATCTTTTATTCATCAACGGTCAATCCTTCGACTCGCTTTGTAAATGCACTCATTTACGCGCTTTTAGCTGGAGTGGGAGCTTATCGTATCATGATGGGGTCCACCTTGACCATTGGGCGTTTAGTGACCTTTTTGAACTATGTCCAGCAGTACACCAAGCCCTTTAACGATATTTCTTCAGTTCTAGCTGAGTTGCAAAGTGCTCTCGCTTGCGCAGAGCGTGTCTATGCTGTCTTAGAAAGTCCTGAGGTTGTTGAAACAGGTAAGGAAGTCTTGACCAGTGACCAAGTGAAGGGAGCCATTTCCTTTAAGCATGTTTCTTTTGGATACAATCCTGAAAGGATCTTGATTAAGGATTTGTCTATCGATATCCCAGCTGGTAGCAAGGTAGCCATCGTTGGTCCGACAGGTGCTGGTAAGTCAACTCTTATCAATCTCCTCATGCGTTTTCATCCTATTAACTCGGGAGATATCTTGCTAGACGGTCACTCGATTTATGACTATACCCGAGCATCATTGAGGCAGCAGTTTGGCATGGTGCTCCAAGAAACCTGGCTCAAGCAAGGAACCATTCATGACAATATTGCCTTTGGAAATCCTGAAGCCAGTCGGGAGCAGGTGACTGCTGCTGCCAAAGCAGCCAACGCAGACTTTTTTATCCAACAGTTGCCACAGGGCTATGATACCAAGTTGGAAAATGCAGGAGAATCTCTATCTGTCGGTCAAGCCCAGCTCTTGACCATCGCCCGAGTTTTTCTGGCTATACCAAAGATTCTTATCTTAGACGAGGCGACTTCCTCCATTGATACACGGACGGAAGTGCTAGTTCAGGATGCCTTTGCTAAACTCATGAAGGGGCGCACAAGCTTTATCATTGCTCACCGTTTGTCAACTATTCAGGATGCGGATTTGATTCTAGTTTTGGTGGATGGTGATATTGTTGAGTATGGCAATCATCAGGACCTCATGGCTAGAAAGGGCAAGTATTACCAAATGCAAAAAGCAGCTGCTTTTAGCTCTGAATAATCCTTTCTATTTTAAAATCTTATGAACGAAAAAAGTTGCCTTCGGGTGACTTTTTTGTTACAATAGCTAGAAAAAATCAGGGTCTTAGAAGGAGAAAATAATGAAAGTCTATCAGCATGTAAATATTGTGACTTGTGACCAAGATTTCCATGTCTATCTGGATGGTATCTTGGCTGTTAAGGATTCTCAAATCATCTATGTCGGCCAAGAGAAGCCAGAGATTTTAGAGCAAGCTGAGCAGATTATAGACTATCAGGGAGCCTGGATCATGCCTGGTTTGGTTAATTGCCATACCCATTCTGCTATGACAGGTTTGCGAGGAATTCAGGATGACAGCAACCTCCATGAATGGCTCAATGACTATATCTGGCCAGCAGAAGCAGGATTTACTCCCGATATGACTACCAAGGCAGTCAAAGAAGCTCTGACAGAAATGCTCCAGTCAGGAACAACAACCTTCAACGATATGTATAATCCCAATGGTGTGGATATTGAGAGAATTTATCAGGCAGTTGAGGCTTCCAAGATGCGTTGTTATTTCTCACCGACCCTCTTTTCTTCAGAAGCAGAATCAACTGCTGAGACTATAAGCAGAACACGAGCCATCATCGAGACAATCATAGGATATAAAAATCCAAATTTCAAGGTTATGGTAGCGCCACATTCTCCATATAGCTGTAGTAAAGATTTGCTGGAAGCGAGCTTAGATATGGCAAAAGAACTGGACATTCCCATCCATATCCATGTAGCGGAGACCAAGGAAGAGTCAGGAATTATCCTCAAACGCTATGGCAAACGTCCCCTCGCCTTTCTAGAAGAACTAGGTTACTTAGATCATCTATCTGTCTTTGCTCACGGGGTCGAACTAAACGAGCGGGAAATTGAACGTTTAGCAACTTCTCATGTGGCTATCGCCCATAATCCCATTAGTAATCTCAAATTGGCCTCAGGGATTGCTCCAATCATCCAACTCCAAAAAGCAGGAGTAGCAGTCGGAATTGCGACTGACTCGGTTGCTTCTAATAACAATCTTGATATGTTTGAGGAAGGACGGACAGCCGCTCTCCTACAGAAGATGAAGAGTGGAGATGCCAGCCAGTTTCCAATCGAAACAGCCCTCAAAGCTCTGACGATAGAAGGTGCTAAGGTTCTTGGAATGGAAAAACAGATAGGAAGTCTGGAAGTTGGCAAGCAAGCAGATTTTCTGGTCATTCAACCACAAGGAAAAATCCATCTTCAACCTCAGAAAAATATGCTCTCTCATCTGGTTTATGCTGTCAAATCCAGTGATGTTGATGATGTTTATATCGCTGGAGAACAGGTGGTCAAGCAAGGCAAAGTTTTGACAGTAGAGATTTAAAAAAAATTTCAAAAAAAGTTTGCAAAAATCTTGCATTCTTTTTTTGTCTATGCTATACTTATATACGGTTTGAAAAAACTGCCTAAGACAGTAGGGGAGCTCGACTCATAAAGATCCTACCGAGGACAAAACGTATCATGTAAAAAGAAGCGTATTGTACTTTCGTGTCTAGGTTTGGGCGCGTTTTTCTTTTGGAAAAATTCCCCAAGCAAAATAATTACGGAGGTGAACACACTAATGAGTGAAGCAATTATTGCTAAAAAAGCGGAACTAGTTGACGTAGTAGCTGAAAAAATGAAAGCTGCTGCATCTATCGTCGTTGTTGACGCTCGTGGTTTGACAGTTGAGCAAGATACAGTTCTTCGTCGTGAGCTTCGTGGAAGCGAAGTTGAGTATAAAGTCATTAAAAACTCAATCTTGCGTCGTGCAGCTGAAAAAGCTGGTCTTGAAGATCTTGCATCAGTATTTGTTGGACCATCTGCTGTAGCATTTTCTAACGAAGATGTTATCGCACCAGCGAAAATCTTGAACGATTTTGCTAAAAACGCTGAAGCACTTGAAATCAAAGGTGGTGCAATCGAAGGCGCTGTCGCATCTAAAGAAGAAATCGTTGCTCTTGCAACTCTTCCAAACCGCGAAGGACTTCTTTCTATGCTCCTTTCTGTACTTCAAGCGCCAGTGCGCAACGTTGCTCTTGCAGTCAAAGCGGTTGCAGACAACAAAGAAGACGCAGCTTAATCCTAAGCTACGCAGCGTAGCCTAGCTACGAAAAAACTATTATAAAATTAAAAACTTATTTGGAGGAAATAACAATGGCATTGAACATTGAAAACATTATTGCTGAAATTAAAGAAGCTTCAATCCTTGAATTGAACGACCTTGTAAAAGCTATCGAAGAAGAATTTGGTGTAACTGCGGCTGCTCCTGTAGCTGTAGCTGCTGCTGGTGGCGCTGAAGAAGCTGCTAAAGATTCATTTGACGTTGAATTGACAGCTGCAGGCGACAAGAAAGTCGGCGTTATCAAAGTTGTACGTGAAATCACAGGTCTTGGTCTTAAAGAAGCTAAAGAACTTGTTGATGGTGCACCAGGTGTCATCAAAGAAGGCGTTGCAGCAGCAGAAGCTGAAGAAATCAAAGCTAAATTGGAAGAAGCTGGAGCTTCAGTTACTCTTAAATAATAGAGCAACTACATTAGTAGCTTAAAAACATGATTAAACCGCTATTCTTAGGATTAGCGGTTTTTCTTTATAATTGAAAAGAGAAAATTTATAAAGTGTCTCCAGTTGTTCCATAAGATTTTCATCATAAAGTTCTGGAGTTTGATTAGAGAATCATGTCAATCAAACTCCAGCGCTCGATAAAGCGAAGATGTATTTGTGGAAGGAGATTATGTTTGCTAAGGTATTTTTTGCAGAAATAGTGGTACAATATCCTTAGAATAGTTCAAAATTTATATTTGCTAGGGGAAAGGGAGATTGAACTCCCTGATGCATCCGTCTTAGTATGGGATTAATGTTCTATAAAAAGGAAATGTTATAAAGGTGATATTGATGGAAAGATATGAATTTACAGCGACAACAGCAAAATCAGATATAATAATTGGTATCCTTTTTCCCATGTTCCTCATGCTTCCTGTATTGGGAATACAGTTGGCTATATTCTATTTAAAACTGAATGATTTTTTTAAATCACAACCTCTTTTTCTTTATACGATAGTATTAGTGTTTTTTGGTATTAGTTTTCTTTTAATTAAAAAAATACAAGGTAGTCTAGTGAAGAATTTTGTCGTAGAATTATCTGGAAGAAATATTAGGATTTGGTGTGATGGAAAGGAGATTGTATCAGGAGAAGTTATTTTCTGTAGGATAAAAAATAAGGAGCCTAAACTGGGGGCGAGAGCCTTAAATGTAGACATAGACACCAAGGGCGATAACATTAAATTTCGAGTTCGGTCTAAGGAATATGAAAATTTATCATCTTCTACTTGGAATCCTCTCGGGACAAGCAAACCCTCCGATGTAGAAACGTTATTATCTTTGGGCAAAAAAATAAAAAATGCTATGGAAGAAGAAGTTTTGATAGAAGATGAAGCTTCAAAAAAACCTCGATCGTTTTGATTGAGGTTTTTAGCATATTTCTTAGACAATACCTTGTGCAATCATAGCGTTTGCTACATTTTCAAAGGCAGCAATGTTAGCTCCTGCAAGGTAATCAGTACCAAGACCGTATGTTTCAGCAGTTGTTTTAGCTGTGTTGAAGATGTTGGTCATGATGTCTTTGAGACGGCCGTCAACTTCTTCACGTGTCCATGAAAGGCGAAGACTGTTTTGGCTCATTTCAAGCGCTGATACAGCTACACCACCAGCATTGGCAGCTTTGGCAGGTCCATAAAGGATTCCGTTTTCTTTGTAGACTTTAATCGCATCAAGGTCGCTCGGCATGTTGGCACCTTCTGATACGCAGATAACACCTTGAGCAACCAAACGTTTAGCAGCTTCACCGTTGATTTCGTTTTGAGTTGCACATGGAAGAGCGATATCGTAGTTGCCAGCGTAAGTCCATACAGAACCTTCATGGTAAGTAGCAGTTGGCTTTTCAGCTGCATACTCAGTCAAACGTGCACGACGGTTATTCTTCACATCTGCTAGAAGGTCGAAGTCGATACCATTTTCGTCGATGACATAACCGTTTGAGTCAGATACAGAGATGACAGTAGCGCCGAGTTCAGTTGCTTTTTGAAGAGCGTATTGGGCTACGTTACCAGAACCTGAAATAACCACTTTCTTACCAGCAAAACTGTTACCGTTAGCTTTGAGCATTTCTTCAGTGTAGTAAACCAAACCATAACCAGTTGCTTCTGGACGAATCAAGCTACCACCAAATCCAAGAGGTTTACCAGTCAAGACACCCGCATCAAATTGGTTAAGACGTTTGTATTGTCCGTAAAGGTAACCAATCTCACGTCCACCAACACCGATATCGCCAGCTGGGACGTCAAGTGATGGTCCAATGTATTTTTGCAATTCTGTCATAAAGCTTTGGCAGAAGCGCATCACTTCAGCATCAGTCTTCCCTTTAGGATCGAAGTCTGATCCCCCTTTACCTCCACCGATTGGAAGTCCAGTTAAGACGTTTTTAAAGATTTGTTCGAAGCCGAGGAATTTCAAGATCCCTTGGTTTACAGTTGGGTGGAAACGAAGTCCGCCTTTATATGGTCCAACAGCTGAGTTGAATTGAACACGGTAACCACGGTTCACTTGGACTTTTCCATCACGGTCAACCCAAGGAACACGGAAAGAAATCACGCGCTCAGGCTCAGTGATGCGTGCCAAGATGTTTTCTTCGATATACTCAGGGTGTTTTTCAAATACAGGCTCTAGGGTGCTGAAGAATTCTTCAACTGCCTGAAGAAATTCAGCCTCGTGCCCATTACGAGCTTTTACAGTTTCAAACACGCTTTGGATATATTCTTTAGCAGATGTCATATCGTTCTCCTTTTGTTGTTATATTTTATTACATGAGCCATTATAGCAGAATTTTTTTTGAGTGTAAAGAAAAAAACAGAAATTTTCTAAAAATTCTTTCAATTTATAAAACCGAACGTTTTATATAGAAATTAGTTTCTCAAAGAGAAAATCTTAAAGTATGGTATAATATTAGAAATAAAAGGAATCTGGAGGATCAGAATCATGGTATCAACGAAAACACAAATAGCTGGCTTTGAGTTTGACAATTGCTTGATGAATGCAGCGGGTGTGGCTTGTATGACGGTAGAGGAACTTGAAGGGGTCAAAAACTCAGCGGCGGGTACTTTTGTTACGAAGACTGCGACCTTGGACTTTCGTCAGGGCAATCCTGAGCCACGTTATCAGGATGTTCCACTTGGTTCTATCAACTCCATGGGATTACCAAATAATGGCTTAGACTACTATCTGGACTATCTTTTGGACTTGCAGGAAAAAGAGCCAAACCGTACTTTCTTCCTATCTTTAGTTGGCATGTCTCCAGAAGAAACACATGCCATCTTGAAAAAAGTTCAAGAGAGTGAATTCAAAGGACTGACAGAGCTTAATCTCTCTTGTCCAAACGTTCCAGGAAAACCTCAGATTGCCTATGATTTTGAGACAACAGACCGTATCTTGGCAGAAGTATTTACCTACTTTACCAAACCTCTTGGAATCAAATTGCCACCATATTTTGATATTGTTCACTTTGACCAAGCGGCTGCTATTTTCAACAAATATCCGCTCAAGTTTGTCAATTGTGTTAACTCTATCGGAAACGGCCTTTACATAGAAGACGAGTCTGTCGTCATTCGTCCTAAGAATGGTTTTGGTGGGATTGGTGGAGAGTATATCAAACCGACTGCTCTTGCTAATGTGCACGCCTTTTACCAACGCTTAAATCCGCAAATCCAAATCATCGGAACGGGTGGCGTTCTGACGGGTCGTGATGCCTTTGAACATATCCTCTGCGGTGCTAGTATGGTGCAAGTAGGAACGACGCTCCACAAAGAAGGCGTCGGTGCTTTTGAACGCATTACCAATGAACTAAAAGCAATCATGTCGGAAAAAGGGTATGAGAGATTAGAAGATTTCCGTGGGAAATTGCGCTATATTGGTTAAAGTTACTAAAAAATCAGAAGAAAGGAGAGAAGATGCTAGCCATAGAAGACAGTCAGAAGTTGACTTTATCAAATTTATCTAGCCTGAGCCTATTTACAGGGACAGATCAGGGCCAGTTTGAAGTTATGAAAGATCAGGTCCTGAAACAGATTAGCTATGATCCAGCTGACCTCAACTTTGCCTACTTTGACATGAAAGAAGTAGCCTATAAGGATTTAGAACTGGAGTTGGTCAGTCTCCCTTTCTTTGCGGATGAAAAAATCGTGATATTAGACCATTTTGTCGATATTACAACAGCTAAGAAACGTTTTTTAACAGATGATGAGCTCAAGTCATTTGAGGAATACCTTGACAATCCTTCACCAACGACTAAACTCTTGATTTTTGCAGAAGGAAAGTTGGATAGCAAAAGACGGCTGGTCAAACTGCTCAAACGAGATGCGACTGTCTTTGACGCTATTGAGGCTAAGGAGCAAGAACTGCGCCAGTATTTCCAAAAGTGGAGCCAGACACAAGGTCTGCAGTTTGTGGGGCAATCTTTTGAAAATCTACTTCTCAAATCTGGTTTTCAATTTAGTGAAATCCAGAAAAATCTCCTCTTTTTACAGTCTTATAAGTCAGACGGCATGATTGAGGAGAAGGACATTGTCGAGGCTATTCCAAAGACTCTGCGGGACAATATTTTTGATTTGACTCAGTTTATCTTGGGCAAAAAGATTGACCAGGCGCGTGACTTAGTTAGAGATTTGACCTTGCAAGGGGAAGACGAAATCAAGCTCATAGCTGTCATGTTAGGACAATTTCGTACCTTTACCCAAGTGAAGATTTTATCAGAGAGCGGTCAGACGGAATCACAGATTGCAAGCAGTCTGGGAACTTATTTGGGGCGCAATCCTAATCCTTATCAAATCAAGTTT
Above is a window of Streptococcus oralis subsp. dentisani DNA encoding:
- a CDS encoding homoserine dehydrogenase, giving the protein MTVKIALLGFGTVASGVPFLLKENGEKIVQSAHSEIEVAKVLVKDEDEKNRLLAAGNDFKFVTNVDDILSDQDITIVVELMGRIEPAKTFITRALEAGKHVVTANKDLLAVHGAELLEIAKEHNVALYYEAAVAGGIPILRTLANSLASDKITRVLGVVNGTSNFMMTKMVEEGWSYDDALAEAQRLGFAESDPTNDVDGIDAAYKMVILSQFAFGMKVAFDDVAHKGIRKITPEDVAVAQDLGYVVKLVGSIEETPSGIAAEVTPTFLPKAHPLASVNGVMNAVFVESIGIGESMYYGPGAGQKPTATSVVADIVRIVRRLNDGTIGKDFNEYSRDLVLANPEDVKANYYFSILAPDSKGQVLKLAEIFNAQDISFKQILQDGKEGDKARVVIITHKINKAQLENVSAELAKASEFDLLNTFKVLGE
- the thrB gene encoding homoserine kinase encodes the protein MKIIVPATSANIGPGFDSVGVAVTKYLQIEVCEERDEWLIEHQIGKWIPHDERNLLLKIALQIAPDLQPRRLKMTSDVPLARGLGSSSSVIVAGIELANQLGKLNLSNHDKLQLATKIEGHPDNVAPAIYGNLVIASSVEGNVSAIVADFPECDFLAYIPNYELRTRDSRGVLPKKLSYKEAVAASSIANVAVAALLAGDMVTAGQAIEGDLFHERYRQDLVREFAMIKQVAKENGAYATYLSGAGPTVMVLASHDKMPAVKAELQKQSFKGKLHDLKVDTQGVRVEAK
- the msrB gene encoding peptide-methionine (R)-S-oxide reductase MsrB, yielding MAEIYLAGGCFWSLEEYFSRISGVLATSVGYANGQVETTNYQLLKETDHAETVQVIYDEKAVSLREILLYYFRVIDPLSINQQGNDRGRQYRTGIYYQDEADLPAIYTVVQEQERMLGRKIAVEVEKLRHYILAEDYHQDYLKKNPSGYCHIDVTDAEKPLIDASNYEKPSQEVLKESLTEESYRVTQEAATEAPFTNAYDQTFEEGIYVDITTGEPLFFAKDKFASGCGWPSFSRPISKELIHYYKDLSHGMERIEVRSRSGNAHLGHVFTDGPQELGGLRYCINSASLRFVAKDEMEKAGYGYLLPYLNK
- a CDS encoding ABC transporter ATP-binding protein, producing the protein MKHLLSYFKPYIKESILAPLFKLLEAVFELLVPLVIAGIVDQSLPQRDQGHLWMQIGLLLIFAVIGVLVALIAQFYSAKAAVGFAKELTDDLYRHILSLPKDSRDRLTTSSLVTRLTSDTYQIQTGINQFLRLFLRAPIIVFGAIFMAYRISAELTFWFLVMVVILTIVIVGLSRLVNPLYSSLRKKTDQLVQETRQQLQGMRVIRAFGQEKRELQIFQALNQVYARLQEKTGFWSSLLTPLTYLIVNGTLLVIIWQGYISIQGGLLSQGALIALINYLLQILVELVKLAMLINSLNQSYISAKRIEEVFAETPEDIHSELEQKQATSNQVLQVQELTFTYPDAAQPSLRNISFDMKQGQILGIIGGTGSGKSSLVQVLLGLYPADQGSIDLYRNGRSPRNLEQWRSWTSYVPQKVELFKGTIRSNLTLGFNQEVSDQELWQALEIAQAKDFVSEKEGLLDALVEAGGRNFSGGQKQRLSIARAVLRQAPFLILDDATSALDTITESKLLRAIRENLPNTSLILISQRTSTLQMADQILLLEKGELLAVGKHDGLMKTSQVYREINASQHGKED
- a CDS encoding ABC transporter ATP-binding protein, with protein sequence MRRQTANQTLKRLAKDLASHPFLLFLAFLGTISQVGLSIYLPILIGQVIDQVLVAGSSPVFWQIFLQMILVVIGNTLVQWANPLLYNRLIFSYTKDLRERIIHKLHRLPIAFVDRQGSGEMVSRVTTDIEQLAAGLTMIFNQFFIGVLMILVSILAMLQIHLLMTLLVLLLTPLSMVISRFIAKRSYHLFQKQTETRGIQTQLIEESLSQQTIIQSFNAQGEFIQRLHEANDNYAGYSQSAIFYSSTVNPSTRFVNALIYALLAGVGAYRIMMGSTLTIGRLVTFLNYVQQYTKPFNDISSVLAELQSALACAERVYAVLESPEVVETGKEVLTSDQVKGAISFKHVSFGYNPERILIKDLSIDIPAGSKVAIVGPTGAGKSTLINLLMRFHPINSGDILLDGHSIYDYTRASLRQQFGMVLQETWLKQGTIHDNIAFGNPEASREQVTAAAKAANADFFIQQLPQGYDTKLENAGESLSVGQAQLLTIARVFLAIPKILILDEATSSIDTRTEVLVQDAFAKLMKGRTSFIIAHRLSTIQDADLILVLVDGDIVEYGNHQDLMARKGKYYQMQKAAAFSSE